The proteins below are encoded in one region of Nitrospira sp.:
- a CDS encoding RND transporter yields MLRWMIVGLLVLNSFACKMGPDYTRPETPEADRWRMDQPTAESIANLPWWELLQDRALQELIKDSLQDNLDLRIAAANIEEYQAQLMIAKYDLVPSVSYKAAAFGFRNTNSNVFPIEGGAIPIGGSNDGLSLARESAEVGLKWEVDLWGRIRRSIEATRAQLLSREENQRGVVLGLVSNVAEAYFDLRGLDYEVEITKQTLQSWEESVRLSNLRFKQGSIPKLDLDRFEAERAGTAAHLADLERQVVQTENRLSLLIGRKPAEIVRGVHLTKQVMPPSVPPGLPSDLLQRRPDILKAEQDLVAATATIGVAQATRFPQFALTGAAGGAGFQTDGSSIGPFAIFKGSAVVTGPIFNASALGYQVKVTEAQAHAAVAQYKKTILTAFKEVEDALIAIQKTGEQRSAQEQQVASLQSAHELADARYQGGRASYLDVLTAQRTLFDAELALARTRRAQLVSVVQLYKALGGGWSSTGSDDGAPSFGGDAAVTSKDRHTSELRGKTF; encoded by the coding sequence ATGCTTCGCTGGATGATCGTCGGGCTTCTGGTACTGAATTCATTTGCCTGCAAGATGGGGCCTGATTATACGCGTCCGGAAACGCCGGAGGCGGACAGGTGGCGGATGGATCAGCCGACGGCGGAATCCATTGCGAACCTGCCGTGGTGGGAATTGTTGCAGGATAGGGCGCTACAAGAATTGATTAAAGACTCGCTGCAGGACAACCTGGATTTGCGCATTGCGGCTGCGAATATCGAGGAATACCAAGCTCAGCTGATGATCGCTAAATATGACCTGGTTCCGTCGGTTAGCTACAAGGCCGCCGCGTTCGGCTTCCGAAACACGAACAGCAACGTGTTCCCCATCGAGGGCGGTGCCATTCCAATTGGAGGAAGCAATGATGGCCTGAGCCTCGCGCGCGAGAGCGCCGAGGTGGGGCTCAAGTGGGAAGTGGACCTATGGGGCCGCATTCGTCGATCGATCGAAGCGACCCGCGCCCAACTCTTGTCAAGAGAGGAGAATCAGCGGGGAGTGGTGCTCGGATTGGTCAGCAACGTCGCCGAGGCGTATTTCGATCTTCGTGGGTTGGACTACGAAGTGGAGATTACCAAACAGACGCTTCAATCCTGGGAGGAATCCGTCCGGCTGTCGAACCTTCGCTTCAAGCAGGGGAGTATTCCCAAACTGGATCTCGATCGGTTTGAGGCTGAACGGGCGGGAACTGCTGCGCACTTGGCCGATCTCGAACGACAGGTCGTTCAAACCGAAAACAGGCTCAGCCTGCTCATCGGCCGCAAACCGGCGGAGATTGTGAGAGGCGTTCACCTCACCAAACAAGTGATGCCGCCGTCGGTTCCCCCGGGATTGCCGTCCGATCTGCTTCAACGGCGTCCGGATATCCTCAAAGCTGAACAGGATCTGGTTGCAGCCACAGCGACGATCGGGGTGGCCCAGGCGACTCGCTTCCCGCAATTTGCGCTCACGGGCGCGGCCGGTGGAGCAGGATTTCAGACGGACGGGTCCTCTATCGGCCCGTTCGCCATATTCAAAGGCTCGGCGGTGGTGACCGGCCCGATCTTCAATGCTTCGGCGCTGGGATATCAAGTGAAGGTCACGGAGGCCCAGGCCCATGCGGCAGTGGCTCAATACAAGAAGACGATTCTGACGGCGTTCAAGGAAGTCGAAGATGCTCTGATTGCCATACAGAAGACGGGAGAGCAGCGCTCCGCCCAAGAACAGCAGGTGGCGTCCTTGCAATCCGCTCACGAGCTGGCGGATGCCCGGTATCAAGGCGGCCGGGCCAGCTATCTGGACGTGCTGACCGCCCAACGAACGCTGTTCGATGCGGAACTCGCGTTGGCAAGGACTCGCCGCGCCCAGCTCGTGTCGGTCGTTCAACTCTATAAGGCATTAGGAGGTGGGTGGTCCTCAACCGGGTCGGACGATGGGGCGCCGTCCTTTGGCGGCGACGCCGCGGTGACCTCTAAGGATCGACATACTTCTGAGTTGCGCGGGAAGACATTTTGA
- a CDS encoding multidrug efflux RND transporter permease subunit, with translation MARFFVDRPIVAIVIAISTVLLGGVSILRLPVAQFPNIAPPEVMLQANYVGADALTVEQSVATPLEQQMSGVDQMLYMYSVNGSNGQTNLRVAFDVASDPNVDQLLTQMRYAQAESQLPNEVRSYGVTIRKSSGVPMVLFSLYSPNGTFDARFLANYAYINLADPIARVPGVSQVTVFGAGQYAMRLWVQPDRLAKLGITANEVLDAVERQNDVRPVGQIGAEPVPAGQEFSYTVRTQGRLRTEEEFDQLIVRANSDGSFVRLRDVGRAELGAQLYNFASHFNRKPTAAIAVYQLAGSNAIDTVGRLQHLMQQMKERFPDDMEYVVSLDTTLPVTEGIREIIHTLWEAILLVILVVFLFLQSWRATLIPLMAVPVSLIGTFALFPLLGFSVNTLSLFGLVLAIGLVVDDAIVVVEAVEHHLEQGLSPREATLTAMREVSGPVVAIALILAAVFIPTALIPGITGRLYQQFAVTIAVSVLLSAFNALTLSPALAALLLRPKPPTRGRFFGWFNRSFDRLTERYVGVCGLLMRKSGRTMAMLVLMTGLAVLMGARLPGGFIPLEDVGYFLLNVQLPPAASLQRTEEVVKQINAILAETPGVRYYTSVSGYSVLSLAFTTYNAVVFVALDPWDERKTKQTSYRSILLTLNKRLHELPGALAFAFPPPAIPGVGTSGGVTFMLEDRGGRSFEFLAEQHERFLDAVQKRSEMARVVTTLIPSTPQYFAAVDRDKTLKQGVEIRNVYRTLQTFMGGSFVNYFNRFGRVWQVYVEAEPGYRTKAEQVGEFYVRNLEGGMVPLSTLVTMQPVSGPEFTVRFNEYRAAQITAMAAPGYSSRQVMAALEEVFADTMPEGMGFDYMGMAYQEKVAAEGVPPAFIFGLSLLFVFLILAAQYESWALPVSVLLATPVAVFGAFAALWGLGLENDVYSQIGLVMLIGLSAKNAILIVEFAKMKVEMQVPLMQAALEAARLRLRPILMTACAFILGVLPLVLASGSGAHARIILGVTVLGGMMAATALAIFLIPVCFYVVERMNGPRSRARASLRGPISSNSVQGGH, from the coding sequence ATGGCCCGATTCTTTGTCGACCGCCCGATCGTCGCCATCGTCATTGCCATCAGTACCGTGTTGTTAGGCGGGGTATCCATCCTCCGTCTCCCGGTTGCGCAGTTTCCCAACATCGCGCCTCCGGAGGTCATGTTGCAGGCCAATTACGTCGGCGCGGATGCGCTCACGGTCGAGCAATCGGTGGCGACGCCGCTCGAGCAACAGATGAGCGGCGTGGACCAAATGCTGTACATGTACTCGGTCAACGGCAGCAACGGCCAGACCAATCTCCGCGTCGCCTTCGACGTCGCCTCCGATCCCAACGTCGATCAATTGTTGACGCAAATGCGGTACGCGCAGGCCGAATCGCAGTTGCCGAACGAAGTGCGGAGTTACGGAGTCACGATTCGGAAATCGTCCGGCGTGCCGATGGTTCTCTTCTCGCTCTATTCGCCGAACGGCACCTTCGACGCGCGATTTTTGGCGAATTACGCCTATATCAATCTGGCCGACCCCATCGCGCGCGTACCCGGCGTGAGCCAGGTGACCGTCTTCGGGGCGGGGCAGTATGCGATGCGCCTCTGGGTTCAGCCGGACCGCCTTGCCAAATTGGGCATCACCGCCAACGAAGTGCTGGATGCCGTGGAACGGCAGAACGACGTCCGTCCGGTCGGTCAGATTGGCGCGGAACCGGTTCCCGCGGGACAGGAATTCTCCTATACCGTGCGGACACAGGGACGCTTGCGTACCGAAGAGGAGTTCGATCAGCTCATCGTGCGTGCGAATTCGGACGGGTCGTTCGTCCGTCTCCGTGACGTCGGCCGTGCGGAACTGGGAGCGCAGCTCTACAATTTCGCCTCGCACTTCAACCGCAAGCCGACCGCGGCCATCGCCGTGTATCAGTTGGCCGGGTCCAACGCGATCGACACCGTTGGCCGGTTGCAGCACCTGATGCAGCAGATGAAGGAGCGTTTTCCCGACGACATGGAATACGTCGTATCGTTGGATACCACCCTTCCGGTGACCGAAGGGATTCGTGAAATCATTCATACGCTGTGGGAAGCCATTCTGCTGGTGATCCTGGTCGTATTTCTGTTTCTCCAGAGCTGGCGCGCCACGCTCATCCCCCTCATGGCCGTTCCAGTATCCCTCATCGGGACCTTCGCCCTCTTTCCATTGCTGGGGTTTTCCGTCAATACCCTCTCGTTGTTCGGATTGGTGCTCGCCATCGGCCTGGTCGTCGACGACGCGATCGTGGTGGTCGAGGCGGTGGAGCACCATTTGGAGCAAGGCCTGTCTCCGCGCGAGGCCACGCTCACGGCGATGCGGGAGGTGTCCGGCCCGGTGGTGGCCATTGCACTGATCTTGGCGGCGGTCTTTATTCCGACGGCGCTCATTCCGGGAATTACGGGGCGGCTCTACCAGCAGTTTGCCGTGACGATCGCGGTCTCCGTGTTGCTGTCGGCGTTCAACGCGCTGACGTTGAGCCCGGCGCTGGCGGCCTTGTTGTTGCGGCCGAAACCGCCGACACGCGGGCGGTTCTTCGGCTGGTTCAACCGCTCGTTCGATCGGCTGACCGAGCGCTACGTCGGTGTCTGCGGTCTGCTGATGAGAAAATCCGGCCGGACGATGGCCATGCTGGTCCTGATGACCGGCCTGGCCGTGCTGATGGGTGCCCGATTGCCGGGCGGCTTCATTCCGTTGGAGGACGTTGGGTATTTCCTGCTCAACGTCCAGTTGCCCCCCGCGGCGTCGTTGCAACGAACCGAGGAAGTGGTGAAACAGATCAACGCGATTCTTGCCGAGACGCCGGGGGTGCGATACTACACCTCCGTCTCCGGATACAGCGTTTTGAGTCTGGCCTTTACGACGTACAATGCCGTGGTGTTCGTCGCGTTGGATCCCTGGGATGAGCGGAAGACGAAGCAGACAAGCTACCGTTCGATCCTACTCACGCTCAACAAGAGGCTACACGAGCTGCCGGGCGCTCTGGCGTTTGCCTTCCCGCCTCCGGCGATTCCCGGTGTCGGGACGAGCGGAGGCGTGACCTTCATGTTGGAGGATCGAGGCGGCCGCTCGTTCGAGTTTTTGGCCGAGCAGCACGAACGGTTTCTCGACGCCGTGCAGAAACGGTCGGAGATGGCGCGCGTCGTGACGACACTGATTCCAAGCACCCCTCAATACTTCGCGGCCGTCGATCGCGACAAGACACTGAAACAGGGTGTCGAAATCCGCAATGTCTATCGCACGCTCCAGACGTTCATGGGCGGGTCCTTCGTCAACTACTTCAATCGATTCGGACGGGTGTGGCAAGTGTACGTAGAGGCCGAGCCCGGGTACCGGACCAAGGCCGAGCAGGTCGGCGAGTTTTATGTGCGCAACCTCGAGGGGGGGATGGTGCCGCTCTCGACACTCGTGACGATGCAGCCGGTATCCGGTCCGGAATTCACCGTCCGGTTCAACGAGTATCGGGCGGCCCAGATTACGGCCATGGCCGCACCGGGCTACAGTTCCCGGCAAGTCATGGCCGCGCTGGAGGAGGTCTTTGCCGACACGATGCCGGAAGGGATGGGCTTCGATTACATGGGGATGGCCTACCAGGAAAAGGTGGCGGCGGAAGGGGTGCCGCCCGCGTTCATCTTCGGCCTGTCGCTGCTCTTCGTCTTCCTGATCCTGGCGGCGCAATACGAAAGCTGGGCGTTGCCGGTCAGTGTGTTGCTGGCGACCCCCGTCGCCGTGTTCGGCGCATTCGCGGCTCTGTGGGGGTTGGGGCTGGAAAACGACGTCTATTCTCAGATCGGGCTGGTCATGCTGATCGGACTCAGCGCCAAGAACGCGATCCTGATCGTGGAATTTGCCAAGATGAAAGTCGAGATGCAGGTGCCGCTCATGCAGGCGGCGCTCGAAGCGGCGCGGCTGCGGTTGCGGCCGATCCTGATGACGGCGTGCGCGTTCATTCTCGGCGTCCTGCCGCTCGTGCTGGCGTCGGGATCGGGTGCCCATGCCCGGATTATTCTCGGGGTGACGGTGCTCGGGGGGATGATGGCCGCCACGGCCCTGGCGATCTTCCTGATTCCCGTGTGTTTCTACGTTGTGGAGAGAATGAATGGCCCGCGGAGCCGTGCACGTGCCTCGCTCCGTGGACCGATATCGTCGAATAGCGTACAAGGGGGACACTAG